DNA from Sphaerodactylus townsendi isolate TG3544 linkage group LG08, MPM_Stown_v2.3, whole genome shotgun sequence:
gcagggggccaaagttatggcccccaaaagggggtgccgccatcctccattgtttccatgggagctaacaggagatgaaggctacccctttgagggtccataactttggcccccctgaagctaacttcaccaaactcacatggtgtcactagctttaaaaatgcacccctaactggcaccccaagaaattaCCTAAGATTTTCTGCTGTGCAGtgctttggctccattgtagccaataggaaatttctgagtgtgtaagcaggcttcACATGATTCGGCATTATCGGCTTTTGGAGTGGAGAATGTACAGAGGAGAGACAGAGACCTGAATGCTCTGCCACAACCACTTCTCAAGTCCTCTGGGGTTTGGGACTTGCTGGCAAGGGGTGGAGAGCAGAGTGGAATGCTGTGCTTGGTACAGTCCAGCTCAGCATTCAGTTCTatccaccactgctgcttttcaAGTCCTGTAGGGTTTGGGAAATAGCAGCCAGGCTTTCtacaggggggaggggtcaggggagAACTGAATGTTGTGCTTGGTACAGCAGAGGCATATGAGgaagaaatggcacccagagacaacacttctccaggtgcccccccttaGCAACAAAGAAATAATTGGGTGCAATAGTACTGATCAGGAAGATCAATAACACATTgcactgctgctgccgccaccacaatttaaaacatgccaAAGCGCAAACAAATACAACATGAAAAACTACACATATACCTATCCATCAACCAAGTGCAAAGTGAATATGCAAAGAACAAAATGTACAATACAAAATATAAGCACAACCACATTGTCTCTAAAGTTTGCTGGACAGGTAAACAGTTTCGTGAAAGTCCTGCATGTAACAAAGAAATTCCCCAAGAGTTTCTTAAAAAGGAAATGACATCGAAATGAGTTGGAGATGGTATCTGAGGCTGTTATGAGCAAGTGTAAGGAAAACTCCAATGTTTCTAAAGTTCATTGAGTAGGCGAACAGTCCCATGAAAGTCCTGCATGTAACAAGGCTGGTCTCTTATGAAGCCTTCAcgtatttcttaaaggggcaattccccaaagattgcttaaaggggaaagtactgaaactcagtttgaagtcctttcccctttaagcaatctttggagaattacCCCTTTAAGAAATACgtgaaggcttcacaagagaccagTTTTGTTACATGCAGGACTTCCATGGGACTGTTTGCCTGCCCAGCGAACTTTAGAGACATTGTGGTTGTGCTTATATTTTGTATTGTGCAGTTTGTTCTTTGCATATTCACTTTGcactctgttgatggaggaggaaagcagcagcagctgggggcCAGGGGCCTGCCGGGTGCGCCCTCCCCCATATGAcccacaggcatgcgcccggagacatgggtgtccccatgtctccACAGGGGACATCCATAGGGGACACCCTCTGTGGTGCAGccaagtccagcattcagttgccATTCTCCCCACCATGGCTTTTTATGAATAGACATCTGCCAAATTATAATTAACTGAATAAACTCCTGGACATTGGACACAGTAGAATACAAGCTTCTTGTTACACAAAAGCTGTAGCAAATCTGCTGCATATTTTCATAGTTTACTAAGCATTTGAGCGGGGTACAGCACGGAGTTTATAAGGGCGGGGATGTATAGTGAGCCCCACTGAAGGCTCTTTGCTGAGCTCTTTGACTCCCTCTGGTGGTTGGAAGGTGAATGACCTCAGCAGGCtggtgaagaagatgaagagctcAATCTctgccagctgcttccccaggcAGATCCGGGCCCCTGTGAAATGATTACAGGCACAAGTCAAATGAATAACACATATTCCGCCCATCCTCAAGTTTCCATTACTTCTGGCTGCTGCTAATTTGGACTtagaagctggatgaacatatgtcgggagtgctttgattgtgtgttcctgcatggcagggggttggacttgatggcccttggggtctcttccaactctacgattctatgacttGGTGAAGGAAACCTGGCTTGCTGAGCCATGCCTTCCTCTCATCTCCTGAAATAGCCCACCAGCAATTCGTATCACAGCAACCTCAGCTCTTACACGTCTCCTTTAAATCTCAGATCCATTACCATTGAGGGGTCTGGATTTGGCCCTGAGTGACCAATAGCTATCCACTAGAGTGAATTGATGTGAGTTTAAGATTACTTCCTTCCCAAAACAAAAAAGTTGTATGATACCACTGTTATATAATATAGTCACTGAACTTTGAACAGCAAATGCATCTATATGAGAACATCACGCACAGCCTAAGTAAGATGTCCTGGggccattttaaaaagcatcctgcgaaggcactccacacatgcCTTATTTTAGATCCAgttgaggtgggttttttttggcataaCGCTTCAAAGTGCACAGTTTCCACCGAAACGTACTGCAAACCTtggcagaatgcagagctcaggaggcattttatttttcacGCCCAAACGTTTTGCTCTCTGAACAGTTTCACCTGTTCCTTGCACCTGATATTTTGGGTGCCGCTGAAGGGATTGTACctgtcaccatttgctgaaggttgccctaggatgcttgctctgcaggctcctatCCTGGATGCTTTTatagcccaaaaagtacatagcagTACTCTcttggtcctgccaattctggcaatatatagttttccttttttaaaaaaaaaatgatgagcTATCTCTGTAACATCATAGTCACAAATACAAGAAACTTGgctgctcagaagaagaagaagaagagtttggatttatatcccccctttctctcctgtaggagactcaaaggggctgacaatctctttgcccttcccccctcacaacaaacaccctgtgaggtaggtggggctgagagagctccgagaagctgtgactagcccaaggtcacccagctggcgtgtgtgggaatgtacaggctaatctgaattccccagataagcttccgcagctcaggcagcagagctgggaatcaaacccagttcctccagattagatacatgagctcttaacctcctacgccactgctgctccttaacctcctacgccactgctgctgctcctacgccactgctgctcactacctcccattgagaatgATCAGGTAGACCTGCCCACTGCAGACcaattttgtctttttttgtgctgcgcAGAATGGACTTATGACTGGAAAGAATCATTCACATTTCATTGCACTTGCATGGATTGTGAAGCACCAACATTTAACAGTGCCAGACATCCCAAGGGCAATAGTGGAAGCTGGCACTAATAGAAGTTACTAGgctagaaatggaaaaggagggaaCATCTGATTGCCCTGGACTTGTACCAGCACCGCCCCAATTTAAAATACAGGTCAAACAAACTTGGGATTAAACAGTGTATTAAAAATGGCTGACCTTCATCATAAACTGTTATTTCACCATAAAACAGTAAAGAGAAAGGCCCAACATGAGCTGAACTGACTGAGGGTTCTCCATTTACCTGCACCAAATGGCAGAAATGCTTCTCTAGCCACAAAATTCCCACCGTTGTCCAAAAAATGATTCGGGTTGAACTCTTGTGGGGATGCCCATTGCTTGGGATCCAGAAGGGCAGAGGCAATATCTGGGATGACAATGGTTCCCTAAAAGGAAGGCATAGTGGACTCAGAAGACTTCAAAAAACTGCACAATCCATCAATACTTCTGTAAAAAATATTATCTGTGTGTTTTGAAGGAAGCACTGTGAGGCACAAAATGTGGTGGTAGGAGGgttaattgtaattttttaaaaaatatgtatgcTTTAAATTGTTCAATTGTTCAATAGTTCTTTCATTGTTAGCTCCCTTggtgatgggtggggggggggggggggggggggggggggggttgggtgggggtgggggtggggggggggggaggggtgggggggggggggggtgggggggggggggggtgggggcggtgctctggcgggggggggctgcggcggggggggggggggggggggggggggtggggagggggggctgggggggtgggggggtggggggggtggagggtgggggggggggggggggggggggggggggggtgggggggggggggggtgggggggggggggggtgggggggggggggggtgggggggggggggggtgggggggggggggggtgggggggggggggggtgggggggggggggggtgggggggggggggggtgggggggggggggggtgggggggggggggggtgggggggggggggggtgggggggggggggggtgggggggggggggggtgggggggggggggggtgggggggggggggggtgggggggggggggggtgggggggggggggggtgggggggggggggggtgggggggggggggggtgggggggggggggggtgggggggggggggggtgggggggggggggggtgggggggggggggggtgggggggggggggggtgggggggggggggggtgggggggggggggggtgggggggggggggggtgggggggggggggggtgggggggggggggggtgggggggggggggggtgggggggggggggggtgggggggggggggggtgggggggggggggggtgggggggggggggggtgggggggggggggggtgggggggggggggggtgggggggggggggggtgggggggggggggggtgggggggggggggggtgggggggggggggggtgggggggggggggggtgggggggggggggggtgggggggggggggggtgggggggggggggggtgggggggggggggggtgggggggggggggggtgggggggggggggggtgggggggggggggggtgggggggggggggggtgggggggggggggggtgggggggggggggggtgggggggggggggggtgggggggggggggggtgggggggggggggggtgggggggggggggggtgggggggggggggggtgggggggggggggggtgggggggggggggggtgggggggggggggggtgggggggggggggggtgggggggggggggggtgggggggggggggggtgggggggggggggggtgggggggggggggggtgggggggggggggggtgggggggggggggggtgggggggggggggggtgggggggggggggggtgggggggggggggggtgggggggggggggggtgggggggggggggggtgggggggggggggggtgggggggggggggggtgggggggggggggggtgggggggggggggggtgggggggggggggggtgggggggggggggggtgggggggggggggggtgggggggggggggggtgggggggggggggggtgggggggggggggggtgggggggggggggggtgggggggggggggggtgggggggggggggggtgggggggggggggggtgggggggggggggggtgggggggggggggggtgggggggggggggggtgggggggggggggggtgggggggggggggggtgggggggggggggggtgggggggggggggggtgggggggggggggggtgggggggggggggggtgggggggggggggggtgggggggggggggggtgggggggggggggggtgggggggggggggggtgggggggggggggggtgggggggggggggggtgggggggggggggggtgggggggggggggggtgggggggggggggggtgggggggggggggggtgggggggggggggggtgggggggggggggggtgggggggggggggggtgggggggggggggggtgggggggggggggggtgggggggggggggggtgggggggggggggggtgggggggggggggggtgggggggggggggggtgggggggggggggggtgggggggggggggggtgggggggggggggggtgggggggggggggggtgggggggggggggggtgggggggggggggggtgggggggggggggggtgggggggggggggggtgggggggggggggggtgggggggggggggggtgggggggggggggggtgggggggggggggggtgggggggggggggggtgggggggggggggggtgggggggggggggggtgggggggggggggggtgggggggggggggggtgggggggggggggggtgggggggggggggggtgggggggggggggggtgggggggggggggggtgggggggggggggggtgggggggggggggggtgggggggggggggggtgggggggggggggggtgggggggggggggggtgggggggggggggggtgggggggggggggggtgggggggggggggggtgggggggggggggggtgggggggggggggggtgggggggggggggggtgggggggggggggggtgggggggggggggggtgggggggggggggggtgggggggggggggggtgggggggggggggggtgggggggggggggggtgggggggggggggggtgggggggggggggggtgggggggggggggggtgggggggggggggggtgggggggggggggggtgggggggggggggggtgggggggggggggggtgggggggggggggggtgggggggggggggggtgggggggggggggggtgggggggggggggggtgggggggggggggggtgggggggggggggggtgggggggggggggggtgggggggggggggggtgggggggggggggggtgggggggggggggggtgggggggggggggggtgggggggggggggggtgggggggggggggggtgggggggggggggggtgggggggggggggggtgggggggggggggggtgggggggggggggggtgggggggggggggggtgggggggggggggggtgggggggggggggggtgggggggggggggggtgggggggggggggggtgggggggggggggggtgggggggggggggggtgggggggggggggggtgggggggggggggggtgggggggggggggggtgggggggggggggggtgggggggggggggggtgggggggggggggggtgggggggggggggggtgggggggggggggggtgggggggggggggggtgggggggggggggggtgggggggggggggggtgggggggggggggggtgggggggggggggggtgggggggggggggggtgggggggggggggggtgggggggggggggggtgggggggggggggggtgggggggggggggggtgggggggggggggggtgggggggggggggggtgggggggggggggggtgggggggggggggggtgggggggggggggggtgggggggggggggggtgggggggggggggggtgggggggggggggggtgggggggggggggggtgggggggggggggggtgggggggggggggggtgggggggggggggggtgggggggggggggggtgggggggggggggggtgggggggggggggggtgggggggggggggggtgggggggggggggggtgggggggggggggggtgggggggggggggggtgggggggggggggggtgggggggggggggggtgggggggggggggggtgggggggggggggggtgggggggggggggggtgggggggggggggggtgggggggggggggggtgggggggggggggggtgggggggggggggggtgggggggggggggggtgggggggggggggggtgggggggggggggggtgggggggggggggggtgggggggggggggggtgggggggggggggggtgggggggggggggggtgggggggggggggggtgggggggggggggggtgggggggggggggggtgggggggggggggggtgggggggggggggggtgggggggggggggggtgggggggggggggggtgggggggggggggggtgggggggggggggggtgggggggggggggggtgggggggggggggggtgggggggggggggggtgggggggggggggggtgggggggggggggggtgggggggggggggggtgggggggggggggggtgggggggggggggggtgggggggggggggggtgggggggggggggggtgggggggggggggggtgggggggggggggggtgggggggggggggggtgggggggggggggggtgggggggggggggggtgggggggggggggggtgggggggggggggggtgggggggggggggggtgggggggggggggggtgggggggggggggggtgggggggggggggggtgggggggggggggggtgggggggggggggggtgggggggggggggggtgggggggggggggggtgggggggggggggggtgggggggggggggggtgggggggggggggggtgggggggggggggggtgggggggggggggggtgggggggggggggggtgggggggggggggggtgggggggggggggggtgggggggggggggggtgggggggggggggggtgggggggggggggggtgggggggggggggggtgggggggggggggggtgggggggggggggggtgggggggggggggggtgggggggggggggggtgggggggggggggggtgggggggggggggggtgggggggggggggggtgggggggggggggggtgggggggggggggggtgggggggggggggggtgggggggggggggggtgggggggggggggggtgggggggggggggggtgggggggggggggggtgggggggggggggggtgggggggggggggggtgggggggggggggggtgggggggggggggggtgggggggggggggggtgggggggggggggggtgggggggggggggggtgggggggggggggggtgggggggggggggggtgggggggggggggggtgggggggggggggggtgggggggggggggggtgggggggggggggggtgggggggggggggggtgggggggggggggggtgggggggggggggggtgggggggggggggggtgggggggggggggggtgggggggggggggggtgggggggggggggggtgggggggggggggggtgggggggggggggggtgggggggggggggggtgggggggggggggggtgggggggggggggggtgggggggggggggggtgggggggggggggggtgggggggggggggggtgggggggggggggggtgggggggggggggggtgggggggggggggggtgggggggggggggggtgggggggggggggggtgggggggggggggggtgggggggggggggggtgggggggggggggggtgggggggggggggggtgggggggggggggggtgggggggggggggggtgggggggggggggggtgggggggggggggggtgggggggggggggggtgggggggggggggggtgggggggggggggggtgggggggggggggggtgggggggggggggggtgggggggggggggggtgggggggggggggggtgggggggggggggggtgggggggggggggggtgggggggggggggggtgggggggggggggggtgggggggggggggggtgggggggggggggggtgggggggggggggggtgggggggggggggggtgggggggggggggggtgggggggggggggggtgggggggggggggggtgggggggggggggggtgggggggggggggggtgggggggggggggggtgggggggggggggggtgggggggggggggggtgggggggggggggggtgggggggggggggggtgggggggggggggggtgggggggggggggggtgggggggggggggggtgggggggggggggggtgggggggggggggggtgggggggggggggggtgggggggggggggggtgggggggggggggggtgggggggggggggggtgggggggggggggggtgggggggggggggggtgggggggggggggggtgggggggggggggggtgggggggggggggggtgggggggggggggggtgggggggggggggggtgggggggggggggggtgggggggggggggggtgggggggggggggggtgggggggggggggggtgggggggggggggggtgggggggggggggggtgggggggggggggggtgggggggggggggggtgggggggggggggggtgggggggggggggggtgggggggggggggggtgggggggggggggggtgggggggggggggggtgggggggggggggggtgggggggggggggggtgggggggggggggggtgggggggggggggggtgggggggggggggggtgggggggggggggggtgggggggggggggggtgggggggggggggggtgggggggggggggggtgggggggggggggggtgggggggggggggggtgggggggggggggggtgggggggggggggggtgggggggggggggggtgggggggggggggggtgggggggggggggggtgggggggggggggggtgggggggggggggggtgggggggggggggggtgggggggggggggggtgggggggggggggggtgggggggggggggggtgggggggggggggggtgggggggggggggggtgggggggggggggggtgggggggggggggggtgggggggggggggggtgggggggggggggggtgggggggggggggggtgggggggggggggggtgggggggggggggggtgggggggggggggggtgggggggggggggggtgggggggggggggggtgggggggggggggggtgggggggggggggggtgggggggggggggggtgggggggggggggggtgggggggggggggggtgggggggggggggggtgggggggggggggggtgggggggggggggggtgggggggggggggggtgggggggggggggggtgggggggggggggggtgggggggggggggggtgggggggggggggggtgggggggggggggggtgggggggggggggggtgggggggggggggggtgggggggggggggggtgggggggggggggggtgggggggggggggggtgggggggggggggggtgggggggggggggggtgggggggggggggggtgggggggggggggggtgggggggggggggggtgggggggggggggggtgggggggggggggggtgggggggggggggggtgggggggggggggggtgggggggggggggggtgggggggggggggggtgggggggggggggggtgggggggggggggggtgggggggggggggggtgggggggggggggggtgggggggggggggggtgggggggggggggggtgggggggggggggggtgggggggggggggggtgggggggggggggggtgggggggggggggggtgggggggggggggggtgggggggggggggggtgggggggggggggggtgggggggggggggggtgggggggggggggggtgggggggggggggggtgggggggggggggggtgggggggggggggggtgggggggggggggggtgggggggggggggggtgggggggggggggggtgggggggggggggggtgggggggggggggggtgggggggggggggggtgggggggggggggggtgggggggggggggggtgggggggggggggggtgggggggggggggggtgggggggggggggggtgggggggggggggggtgggggggggggggggtgggggggggggggggtgggggggggggggggtgggggggggggggggtgggggggggggggggtgggggggggggggggtgggggggggggggggtgggggggggggggggtgggggggggggggggtgggggggggggggggtgggggggggggggggtgggggggggggggggtgggggggggggggggtgggggggggggggggtgggggggggggggggtgggggggggggggggtgggggggggggggggtgggggggggggggggtgggggggggggggggtgggggggggggggggtgggggggggggggggtgggggggggggggggtgggggggggggggggtgggggggggggggggtgggggggggggggggtgggggggggggggggtgggggggggggggggtgggggggggggggggtgggggggggggggggtgggggggggggggggtgggggggggggggggtgggggggggggggggtgggggggggggggggtgggggggggggggggtgggggggggggggggtgggggggggggggggtgggggggggggggggtgggggggggggggggtgggggggggggggggtgggggggggggggggtgggggggggggggggtgggggggggggggggtgggggggggggggggtgggggggggggggggtgggggggggggggggtgggggggggggggggtgggggggggggggggtgggggggggggggggtgggggggggggggggtgggggggggggggggtgggggggggggggggtggggggggggggg
Protein-coding regions in this window:
- the LOC125438520 gene encoding cytochrome P450 2K6-like gives rise to the protein MKRVTEELWLSSLYLQEAMHVPEGTIVIPDIASALLDPKQWASPQEFNPNHFLDNGGNFVAREAFLPFGAGARICLGKQLAEIELFIFFTSLLRSFTFQPPEGVKELSKEPSVGLTIHPRPYKLRAVPRSNA